One stretch of Arthrobacter polaris DNA includes these proteins:
- a CDS encoding DNA-directed RNA polymerase subunit alpha: MLIAQRPTLSEEVVSENRSRFVIEPLEPGFGYTLGNSLRRTLLSSIPGAAVTSIRLDGVLHEFTTVPGVKEDVTEIILNIKGLSVSSEHDEPVVAYLRKQGPGVVTAADIAPPAGVEFHNPDMHIATLNSKGKFELELTIERGRGYVSAAQNKNADQEIGRIPVDSIYSPVLKVTFRVEATRVEQRTDFDKLIVDVETKQAISPRDAIASAGTTLVELFGLARELNTAAEGIEIGPSPTDAALAADMALPIEDLDLTVRSYNCLKREGIHSVGELVARSEADLMDIRNFGAKSIDEVKAKLVELGLSLKDSXPGFDLAARAAALDENDDAFGDDEL; encoded by the coding sequence GTGCTCATTGCACAGCGCCCCACCCTATCTGAAGAAGTAGTTTCCGAGAATCGCTCACGGTTTGTTATCGAACCGCTGGAGCCAGGCTTCGGTTACACCCTGGGAAATTCCCTGCGTCGGACCTTGCTGTCCTCCATTCCTGGCGCTGCTGTCACCAGCATCCGCCTCGATGGTGTTCTGCATGAGTTCACCACGGTTCCCGGTGTTAAGGAAGATGTCACTGAGATCATCCTGAACATCAAGGGCCTCTCCGTCTCGAGCGAGCATGACGAGCCTGTCGTCGCCTACCTGCGCAAGCAGGGTCCTGGCGTTGTCACGGCCGCAGACATTGCTCCTCCTGCCGGTGTGGAATTCCACAACCCGGACATGCACATTGCCACACTGAACTCGAAGGGCAAATTCGAACTCGAATTGACCATCGAGCGCGGCCGCGGCTACGTTTCAGCAGCCCAGAACAAGAACGCAGATCAGGAAATTGGCCGTATTCCGGTTGACTCCATCTACTCACCCGTTCTGAAGGTGACCTTCCGCGTGGAGGCTACCCGTGTTGAACAGCGCACTGACTTTGACAAGCTGATTGTCGATGTAGAGACCAAGCAGGCTATCTCCCCGCGAGATGCCATTGCCTCTGCTGGCACCACGCTAGTTGAACTGTTCGGACTGGCCCGCGAGCTTAACACCGCGGCTGAGGGTATTGAGATTGGCCCGTCACCGACGGATGCCGCTCTTGCCGCAGACATGGCCCTGCCGATCGAGGACCTGGACCTGACGGTTCGTTCCTACAACTGCCTCAAGCGTGAGGGCATCCACTCTGTGGGTGAACTTGTTGCTCGCTCAGAGGCTGACCTGATGGACATTCGTAACTTCGGTGCGAAGTCCATCGACGAGGTAAAGGCAAAGCTGGTTGAGCTCGGTCTGTCCCTGAAGGATTCCNCTCCAGGATTTGATCTTGCCGCCCGTGCCGCAGCCCTAGACGAGAACGACGACGCATTTGGCGACGACGAGCTCTAA
- the rpsM gene encoding 30S ribosomal protein S13, which yields MARLAGVDLPXEKRLEVALTYIYGVGKTRAKKVLAETGISPDVRVKDLSDAELVQLRDNIEGNYKVEGDLRREVAADIRRKVEIGSYQGIRHRRGMPVHGQRTKTNARTRKGPKRTVAGKKKAGR from the coding sequence ATGGCACGTCTCGCTGGCGTAGACCTTCCCNGCGAAAAGCGGTTGGAAGTAGCGCTTACATACATCTACGGCGTGGGCAAGACCCGTGCAAAGAAAGTCCTGGCCGAAACGGGGATCTCCCCGGACGTCCGTGTCAAGGACCTTTCTGACGCTGAACTCGTTCAGTTGCGTGACAACATCGAGGGTAACTACAAGGTTGAGGGTGACCTTCGCCGCGAAGTAGCAGCTGATATCCGCCGCAAGGTAGAAATCGGCAGCTACCAGGGTATCCGCCACCGTCGTGGCATGCCCGTGCATGGCCAGCGCACGAAGACCAACGCACGTACCCGCAAGGGTCCCAAGCGTACCGTCGCAGGCAAGAAGAAGGCCGGCCGCTAG
- the rpmJ gene encoding 50S ribosomal protein L36 — protein MKVKPSVKQICDKCKVIRRNGRVMVICENPRHKQRQG, from the coding sequence ATGAAGGTCAAGCCGAGCGTCAAGCAGATCTGCGATAAGTGCAAGGTGATTCGCCGTAACGGTCGAGTCATGGTGATCTGCGAGAACCCGCGCCACAAGCAGCGCCAGGGCTAA